The window GGATGATGACCGTATCGAGGCCGGCCTTCGCGGCGGCCTCGATTTTGTGCGTGACGCCGCCGACCGGCAGGACGTCACCGCGGACCGACAGCGAACCGGTCATCGCGAGGTCCTGACGGACGGGGATGTCCTCCAGCGCCGAGATGACGGCGGTGGCGACCGTAATCGAGGCAGAGTCGCCGTCGACGCCGCCCTCGCCGGTCTGGACGAACTGGATGTGGATGTCCTTCTCGGAGATGTTCTCGTCGCTGAACTTCTTGATGATCGCCGAGACGTTCGAGACGGCCTCCTGAGCCATCTCCTTCAGTTGGCCGGTGGCGATGACCTCGCCGGGCCCCTGTGAAGGGGCGACCTCCGCCATGACGGGCAGGACGATACCGGAGTCCTCGCCCATCACCGCGAGGCCGTTGACGCGGCCGACCACGTCGCCCTCGCTGACGGTGAGTTCGTAGTCCTTCCGGCGCTCGATGTAGTCGTCGGCCAGCTGCTGTTCGATGGACCGCGAGCGCGCTTTCGCCTGCAGGACGTCCTCGCGTTCGGTGAGCTCCTTGTCCTCGGCGCGGGCGATGTCGCCAGCGACGCGGACGAGGCCACCGACGTCACGGAACTCCAGCGTGAGGTGGCCCTTGCGGCCCGCACGGCGGCGGGCTTCGAGGATGACTTCCTCGATGGCTTCGTCGGTAAAGGCCGGGAGACGACCGTCGTTGTCGACCTCCTGGGCGACGAAGCGGGCGTACTTGCGGCGCATTTCCGGAGTGTCCTCGATGGTGTCGTCCATGTACACCTCGTACCCGTAGCCCTTGATACGGCTCCGGAGCGCGGGGTGCATGTTCTCCATCGCGTCGAGGTTCCCGGCGGCGACCATGACGAAGTCGGTCGGGACGGGTTCGGTCTGGACCATCGCACCCGAGGAGCGCTCGGACTGGCCCGTAATCGAGAACTCGCCCTCCTGAATCGCCGTCATCAGCTTCTGCTGAGAACGGATGTCGAGGGTGTTCATCTCGTCGATGAACAGCACGCCCTTGTTGGCTTTGTGGATGGCGCCAGCCTCGACGCGGTCGTGGCTGGGCGTCTCCATGCCGCCGGACTGGAAGGGGTCGTGGCGGACGTCGCCGAGCAGGGCGCCGGCGTGGGCGCCGGTCGCGTCCTCGAACGGCGCGACCTGCTGGTCGGCGTTGTTGACGAGCAGGTTCGGAACCATCGCGTCGCTGCCGCGGCTCATGTACTTGAACGCGAGGTAGATGATACCCGCGGCGATGATGCCCAGCAGGAGTTGCTGGGCGATGAGGATGGCGTAGCCGAAGACGACGGCGATGATGATCCACATCAGGAACGACCGCATCTGGTTGCGCTTGCGGGCTTCCTCCTTGTGGGCGTCGACGATCTGGTCGCCCTTGCCTGCGGGGACGGTACGGACCTTCGGCTCGTTGCCGTCGTCCGGGTTGTGGTAGACCAGCACGTCCTGCAGTTCCTCCTTGGGGAGGAGCTGGCTCATCGCCTTCGCGAGCATCGACTTCCCGGTACCCGGGGAGCCGATCATCATCACGTGGCGGCGCTGTTTGGCCGCCTTCAGGACGATATCGCGAGCGTGGTCCTGCCCGATGACCTGGTCGACGAGTCGGTCAGGGACCGAAATGTCCTCGCTCGAATCTATCTGGAGGCCGCCGAGAAGGTTGTCCTCCTTCTCTTCGTCGATTTCGACGTCGCCCTCGACCTCGACGTCGCTGCCGAGGTCGGAGCCGTCGAGCAACTCCTCGTCGTCGTCGAGCTGCTCATTGGCGCCCTCTCGAGCCGGCGTCGGAGGCTCCTCGGGGGGGTCCCGAGGCGCCTTTTCGTCCGGCTCCTCAGTCGGGGTCCGACGCTCGTCGGCGTCGGCGTCTGCGTCTTTGTCGTTGCTCATAGAACCGTTGCTATTACCGAAAACCAAGGGTCGTCAACTGATATACTTTCTCCCCCCGTCACGCGCTGCCCCTGCTAAAAACCGCCGTAACAGACCGGGATACGCCGGTGTGGCTTTTCAGCCATGCCGGACTCGTCGGGTTTATAAAATCGGACTCCGAGGCCCCTCATATGACCCGGGGGTTCTACATCGGCCGCTTTCAGCCGTTCCACGAAGGTCACCACGCCATGGTCGAACGCATCGGCGAGGAGGTCGACGAACTCGTCGTCGGTATCGGGAGCGCCGACCAGTCCCACACCGTCCGTAACCCGTTTACCGCGGGCGAGCGCATTATGATGATTACCAAGACGCTTGCGGACCTCGACATCATCACCTACGCCGTCCCCATCGAGGATCTCAACCGCAACTCGGTGTGGGTCAGCCACGTCCAGTCGATGAGTCCGCGCTTCGAGGTAGCGTTCTCGAACAACCCGCTCGTGGTTCGCCTCTTCGAGGAGGCCGGCATCGAGGTCCGGCAATCCCCGATGTATCGCCGCGAGGAGTTCGAAGGCACCGAGGTTCGCGAGCGCATCGCCGCCGACGGCGACTGGGAGTCGCTCGTTCCGGACGCCGTCGTCGAGGTTATCGACGAGATCGACGGCGTCGAACGCATCCAGCAGATAACCGCCAGCGACGCCAACGGCAACGGCGACCCCGCCGACGAATAGATGATTACGCTCGCATCCGATTTCGGCACGCCGTATCCCGCGGCGATGAAAGGCGCTATCCTCAAACGCTGTGACGCACGCCTCGTCGACGTCGCCCACGACTTCCCCCGGCAGGACGTCCGTGCGGCCGCCTTCTGGCTGACGCAGGTCCTCCCGGAGTTCCCGCCGTCGGTTCATCTGGTCGTCGTCGACCCCGGCGTCGGCACCGACCGCGAC of the Natronomonas halophila genome contains:
- a CDS encoding nicotinamide-nucleotide adenylyltransferase; translated protein: MTRGFYIGRFQPFHEGHHAMVERIGEEVDELVVGIGSADQSHTVRNPFTAGERIMMITKTLADLDIITYAVPIEDLNRNSVWVSHVQSMSPRFEVAFSNNPLVVRLFEEAGIEVRQSPMYRREEFEGTEVRERIAADGDWESLVPDAVVEVIDEIDGVERIQQITASDANGNGDPADE
- the lonB gene encoding ATP-dependent protease LonB, with the protein product MSNDKDADADADERRTPTEEPDEKAPRDPPEEPPTPAREGANEQLDDDEELLDGSDLGSDVEVEGDVEIDEEKEDNLLGGLQIDSSEDISVPDRLVDQVIGQDHARDIVLKAAKQRRHVMMIGSPGTGKSMLAKAMSQLLPKEELQDVLVYHNPDDGNEPKVRTVPAGKGDQIVDAHKEEARKRNQMRSFLMWIIIAVVFGYAILIAQQLLLGIIAAGIIYLAFKYMSRGSDAMVPNLLVNNADQQVAPFEDATGAHAGALLGDVRHDPFQSGGMETPSHDRVEAGAIHKANKGVLFIDEMNTLDIRSQQKLMTAIQEGEFSITGQSERSSGAMVQTEPVPTDFVMVAAGNLDAMENMHPALRSRIKGYGYEVYMDDTIEDTPEMRRKYARFVAQEVDNDGRLPAFTDEAIEEVILEARRRAGRKGHLTLEFRDVGGLVRVAGDIARAEDKELTEREDVLQAKARSRSIEQQLADDYIERRKDYELTVSEGDVVGRVNGLAVMGEDSGIVLPVMAEVAPSQGPGEVIATGQLKEMAQEAVSNVSAIIKKFSDENISEKDIHIQFVQTGEGGVDGDSASITVATAVISALEDIPVRQDLAMTGSLSVRGDVLPVGGVTHKIEAAAKAGLDTVIIPKANEQDVMIEDEYKDEIEIIPVSHISEVLDVALAGEPEKDSLIDRLKNITGSALEQREVGGTSPSPQ